A window of Nerophis ophidion isolate RoL-2023_Sa linkage group LG17, RoL_Noph_v1.0, whole genome shotgun sequence contains these coding sequences:
- the ch25hl1.1 gene encoding cholesterol 25-hydroxylase-like protein 1, member 1: protein MLNISDLPTHPLTSTRWECLLQPLWDYLLLHHLPLISSPFFPVLLAFCSYFVFSLPFAVMDLLGQRAPFFHRYKIQPQRQPTLGMMARSLLIALFNQIFFVLPSVMVSMFILPPPAIPQEAPALHRVFIDGLALLLLFDTQYFIWHFMHHKNKQLYRCIHAIHHEYTAPFSWSTEQLSIPELLTVALWSNQDPVFLKCHPLTMWCVTVLSIWMSVEDHIGYDLPWSLNRLVPFGLLGGAPAHDMHHQRPSSNYAPFFSHWDRIFGTAVALRDKKDDRSAT, encoded by the coding sequence ATGTTGAACATCAGCGACTTGCCAACGCATCCTCTCACCTCCACGAGATGGGAGTGTCTCCTGCAGCCGCTCTGGGACTATCTGCTTCTTCACCACCTGCCTCTCATCTCGTCCCCTTTCTTCCCAGTCCTGCTTGCTTTTTGCAGCTACTTCGTCTTCAGCTTACCTTTTGCAGTGATGGACCTGTTGGGACAAAGGGCTCCTTTTTTCCACCGGTACAAGATCCAGCCGCAGAGGCAGCCCACACTTGGAATGATGGCCAGGAGCTTGCTGATCGCTCTTTTCAACCAAATCTTCTTTGTCCTACCAAGTGTGATGGTCAGCATGTTCATCCTTCCTCCCCCAGCGATACCTCAGGAAGCTCCCGCCCTTCACAGAGTCTTCATAGACGGACTGgctcttcttctcctctttgacACTCAGTACTTCATCTGGCATTTTATGCACCACAAAAACAAGCAGCTTTATCGATGCATCCACGCCATCCACCATGAATACACGGCGCCTTTTTCATGGTCCACCGAGCAGCTCAGCATCCCAGAGCTGCTAACGGTAGCACTCTGGAGCAACCAGGATCCCGTTTTTCTCAAGTGTCACCCTTTGACCATGTGGTGCGTCACGGTGCTCAGTATCTGGATGTCAGTGGAGGATCACATTGGCTACGATTTGCCGTGGAGCCTCAACCGACTGGTGCCCTTCGGCCTGCTGGGGGGCGCACCGGCTCACGACATGCACCATCAGAGGCCCAGCAGCAACTACGCTCCCTTTTTTAGCCACTGGGACAGAATATTTGGTACGGCAGTCGCGCTGAGGGACAAGAAAGACGATAGGTCGGCTACATAA